Part of the Bdellovibrionales bacterium genome is shown below.
TGAGAATGGCGAGATGTTTTAATTCATAATCAAGTTGGAAGTCCAATCCGGGCTGTGAATAAAGTTGAACGGCCTATCGAGCTTTTTCTAGGACCGTCGAAAAGCGCTGTTTAATTTTGCGATCGAAGTTCTCATCCCGAGTAAACCATTGCTCCGGCGTCGATTCTTCAAACCAAAAATGGAGGACGTCGTTCGAATTCATGATTTAAATAATAGACACTTATGGGGAACAAAGCAAATTTCATTGAGGTCATTAGAGAGAATCGCAAAGGACGACGATGTTGCCGAGGGTCGATGAAATCCTAAAACTTTATAGGACTTATTTTCGCTAAAACCATTTTTCAAAGGACTCATATGCGCTTCGCAGTTTTGAAGATTAATAGTGACGTATTTTCCCATAGGCCAAGTCATGGAATGGGATCTTGCAAGCACGAAGCCACATTGAATTCAAAGACTTCGTACCTTCGTAATCCCAGCGGGGCACTCTTCCTCGCCCCCTGGAATATCACCGCATTCTTATTTTAACGTCTCGCATTTGGCCAGAATATGGGTGATACAAGCTGTTAATTTTTTCGCATATTCAATATGCAAAAATTCATTGGGACCATGGGCGTTTGAATTCGGTCCTAACACTCCAGTCACTATGAACTGCGCCTTTGGAAAGGCTCTACCCAGCATACCCATAAACGGAATAGTTCCGCCCTCACCGATCGTGAGCGGTTCTTTCTTGTAGTATTTTAATGAAGCTTCTTCGATGAGGCGCTCGAGCTCCGCCGACATGACTGGGGCGTCCCATCCGGTCGCATTGTCTTCGATATCAAACTGAACACGCGCTCCATAAGGTGGGTTTTCCTCCAAAGTTTTTTTCATTTCTGCGGAGGCCTTTAAACTATCTGCGGTAGGTGGCAACCGCAGCGAAAGCTTTAAGGATGTGAAAGGGCGTAAGACATTCCCGGCTTTTTTAGGTTCGGGCATACCCTCAGATCCGATCGTCGACAGAGCTGCTCTCCAGGTTCTATTTAAACTCATCTCTAGTGGTGAAGAATTCACCGTTCTGACACCTGCACTTAAAGGAAACTTATTAAAAATCTTTTCACCCAAAGCTTCGGCTGTCTTCTCTATCTGCTGCATGCGATGGTTGGGGACTTGAACTTGAGTCGACTTCAGCAGAACTGTTCCCGTATCCACATCCTCGATACGATTTAAGAGCTGTCTTGCCACTCGAAAAGAGGAAGGAACAACGCCACTCGCATCGCCAGAGTGAACTCCTTCAGTTAAAACTTCTACGCGCAATACCCCATTAATCAGACCTCGCAGGGATGTTGTTGTCCAAAACTGTTCATAATTTCCAGCGCCAGAATCCAAGCAAACGACCAACTGAGGGGAACCGAATTTCTCGGAAGCGTTTTCAAAATAGAATGGCAGATCAGGAGAACCACTCTCCTCGCTAAACTCGATAGCAACACGAATGTGAGGACGAGGCAAATTGTGATCCATCAGATGTTTTATGGCACATACTGAAGCGAAAACAGCATATCCGTCATCACTCCCGCCGCGGCCGTACAACTTGTCACCCTTACGAACCGCTATCCACGGCCCCAACCCCTCAGACCAACCCGTCATCTCCGGTTGTTTATCTAAATGGCCGTACATCAAGACTTGATAATCTAAAGTTCCAGGAATTTCGAGAAGCAATAAAGGAGTTCGACCATCTAACTCCAAAACTTCTTTTTTGAGACCGGGAACTTCTTGTTGATCAATCCACTCATTAACTAGCTCTAAGGCCTGATGCAAGTAGCCGTGTTCTTTCCATTGAGGGTCAAATGCTGGAGACTTTGCCGGAATTTCGATGTAGCTCGAAATCGTCGGAACAATTTGATTTTCCCAAAAATGGTCAATAGATGAGAGTAGATCGGCGTTTTGCATGGAACCTCCAATGCCGCGAATGTAGATCCCCTCACAATTTTATGCAAGTGATCGCCGACGCGATGGCTTGGTTTGTTAGCAAATAATTTTGATTACCATTTGCCCTGCTCCCTCTAACTAAGCTAGCATTTTAGAGATGATGAAAGACACCCATATCTTGGCGGACCCCGCAACTCGCCCCCATGTTTTGATCGTCGACGATCGCGCCGACAATCTCTTTGCCTACAAAGCGGCATTAAAAAAATTGGATTGCGAAACGGCCATCGTTTCCTCAGGGGCCGACGCTCTTCATAAATTAGAAAAGCAAGACTTCGCGCTGATTCTTCTGGATACGGATATGCCGGGAATGGATGGCTTTTCCACTCTTCAGAAGATGAAGACAAATTCTCAGTTTCAACACATCCCAGTGATTCTCGTTGCCGACTCCGATCTCACATCGCAGATGAGCCAACTGGCTTACGAAATGGGAGCCATTGATCTCCTTATACGTCCCTTCAACGATACACTTCTCCGAGCCAAAGTTGCGGCACTGACACAGGTTTTTCGGCAACACCGCAAGACAGTTCTTCATCTTCAGCAAATGACAATGGCGGAGAGCCAAAGCTCCATTGAAAAACAAAACTCCTTATTAAAGTTGGTCCACCATCTGGAGGAGATGCCTCACGCCTTTCTCACGATCGATACCGAGTGGAAGCTCACGTATGTTAACCGGAGCGCTGCAGAGCTTTTGGGCATAGACCCTGATCACTTTTTCAATAAAGAAATCTGGCAATTGATGCCAGTTCTAGAAGTTTTTGCGCCACTTTACAAGCAAGCCATCGAAGAGCAGCATATGCAAACCAGCGAGGCGCTCATCACATCTAATGAAACATTCGCCAACGAGCGATGGCTCGAGACTTGGGCTTACCCCGTCGACAATGGACTGGCGATATCTCTGATGGATATCACTCAAAAAAAGAATCAAATGATTCTTCAAGATCGATGTATCGCCGAACTGAGAGCCGCCAAAGAAGATGCCGAAGCGAAAGTGGCACTCAAAGCCGCATTTCTAAATAAAGTGTCACAAGAGATTCGTTACCCTTTGCAGTCTCTTTTGGAGTCTGCAGATCGCCTTAAAGATCACTCTGCAAAATTAGACAACCCGTTGAACGAAATTACTGCTCTCCACCATCACGGAGAAAGTTTATTTCGCTACATCGACGACGTGGTTGAACTTTCGGAAAACGAGTCTGATAAACTTTCCATCACCGTCGATCTCATAGATCCGCAATCGATTGTGAATGACGTTTCGTCCCTCCTCAAACTTAAAGCGAAAGAGAAGTCCCTGCATTTCCAAGTGACTTGCGATAAATCCACAGCTGGTCTCATCAAAACCGATGCCGCTCGCTTGCGAGAAATTTTGATGAATGTCGCCGATAATGCGATCAAGTACACCCACCAGGGTATTATAAAAATTCACATCTTCCCGCTCATCGCAGACGGCAAAGAGTTCACGGCGTTTGATATCACAGATACAGGCGTCGGCATCAATCCTTTTGAGCAAGACCAATTATTTGATCCTCAAAAAGGATTAAGTCTTTATGTAGCTCGTCGCTTTGCTCGAGCCCTCGGAGGTGACGTTCATCTTGTTTCTTCGCAGATGGGCCGAGGAAGTACCTTCCTGATTACGGTCGCGAATCGAGTTGAGGGATCACGCTCCCAACCCATCATATCTCAAAAGGTTCCCACCGAAATTCATCGCCCCTTGATTCCGGAGTCTTAATCCCATTGGCGGTCAACGCCGCTTGGGGATGGCTGTTTTGTCGCATGAATATCCGCAGGGAGATCAATAATGAAAGTCGCACCTTTGGATTTTTCACCTTCCGCCCTTACAGATCCTCCGTGCATGTTGATGATCCTCGCTACCGACGCAAGACCTAGTCCATTTCCCTCAAACTCTGAATCCTTATGCAAACGAACTAACGGGCGAAACAAAAGGCATGCCTGTTCTTGATCGAACCCCACCCCGTTATCTTTAACGTAAAGGGAGTCCACATGACCTGAGGACGCACGCCTTCCAATCTCAATTTCTGCCGATGCGTTCTTACCCGTGTACTTAAACGCATTCGCAATAAGATTTTCCAAGGCGAGCCTAAAAAGTTCTTTATCCGCAAAGATATGGAGGTGAGGCTCAACTTTAAAATGCACACTCCTCTGGGGTGCTTGATGAAGCAAATCGTGAAAAATTTCTTTCGCGAGTTCAGTGATGTCCACGACCTCTTTTACAACAGCTCTGTTGGTCACGGTGTGCAAGCTGAGCATCTGTTGAATCTGCGCTTTGGCTCTTAATCCCGCCTTAGTGATGCAATCGAGATATCCATTAATCTGCTCATCGACGCGCCCCCTGAGTTTAAGTTGTACTAAATCAGTAAAAGCCATCATTGTCGTTAGGGGGTTTCTAAGATCATGAACAATCGTGTTGATCGCGTTTTCTAAATAATAACCATCCTGAAAATTAGCCTGCTCCAGCGCACGATGTTTTATGGTTTCTTTTAATTCCACGTTTTCAATAGCCACCGCAGTACTGTTAGCGAGAATCTGCAAAAACCGAAGCTGATCTCCATCCGGAATGTATTCGTCGGCCCAGTAAACACCGATAGCCCCCACGGGATTATCCGCACGAATCGGAGTCATACACAAACTTTTAATAAACGTGGGACGGTAGGCATCATGAGAGACTCGTTGATCTTGATAAATATCCTTTATGACAACAACTTCTTTATGATACATGCTCCAGCCGCTCACGCAGATTTCGATGGGAAATCTTCTTCCTTTCCACAGCGGTGAAACTGCGTTTTCATCGACGTAATAACACATATCTCCATCTCTCAGAATAAAGCATGCTCCGTCAGCTCCACATAATTTTCTTGCGGCCTCTGCCACGGCGCGAGTGAGGGATTCGATAGACGTCACCATGGAAAGTTTAACGACAACATCCGTAAGTATAATAGCGGGATCATTATTATTCATAGTCACCATATGTAGTAAATAAATTCACTTTATTCTAGTTATTAGAATCCCCCTCTGCAATTCAGAATTGGTGCGTCTAAAATTTTTTCGGGATTTTGGAAGGATCTTTTCGCGGATTAAGCATTTATGAACAGACTTGACCTTTAAGGCGACAGAAATGATGATCAGCCCCATTCCGTTTGGCGACAGAAAGAGAGTACGAATGTCCTACTTTTTAAGCACCCTCGTTTTTTTTCATATGCTTGCTTTTGCAGCACCTCATCCCTACGAAGCGACAACCCCTTCGTTTCGCCAAACTCTAGAGTCCTTGGTCAGAGCCAAAATGGTGAATCCTCCTGGGGACGAAAAGAAAGCCGTGGCGATCATCGGCTCGCGACTTAAAAGAGAAGGCATTCCGTTTCAAACTATGGATTTTGGCCCCAACCGTTCCAACCTCGTTGCACGCCACAAAGGGAACGGACAAAAACGACCGCTCCTTCTCCTCGCCCATCTCGACGTCGTCGGCGTCGAACATCAGACTTGGACGTATCCCCCTCACGAGCTCACGGAGAAGGACGGATTTCTCTACGGTCGCGGGGTTCAAGATGATCTCGGCATGGCCGTGGCCAATCTCGAAATTTTTATTGCTCTTAAAAAATTAAAAGTCCCGCTCAAGCGCGACGTGATTCTCGCCTTCACCGGCGATGAAGAATCCGGAGGTGCAGGGATTAAAGCATTAATCGAAAAGCATCCCGACTGGATCGGAGACGCCGAGATCGGGCTCAATGAAGGTGGAAGTCCGGTCACAGATGACCAAGAAAAAGTTTTATTTCTCAGCATGGCGTCCGCCGAAAAAACCTATCAGGATTTTTCTCTCAAAGTCACAGGCCAAACCGGCCACTCTTCTCTCCCTCAAGGCGCTAATGCCATCGGCGTTCTGTCCCAAGCTATCGATCGCATCAACAAGCACAAACCCCAAGCTCGACTGCTGCCGGTCACTCGAAGTTATTTCCAAGAAAGAGCAAAAATCGAAGCCCCGGAGATTGCCAAATTGATCCGGCAAGTGCTGGCGGCCAAAGGAAAAATTCCCGATAAGGTGGTTGACGCGCTCATGAGCCATCCGACCTTGGGGTCCCAACTCATCACAACGTGTATTCCCACGATGATTCACGGCGGG
Proteins encoded:
- a CDS encoding M20/M25/M40 family metallo-hydrolase encodes the protein MQNADLLSSIDHFWENQIVPTISSYIEIPAKSPAFDPQWKEHGYLHQALELVNEWIDQQEVPGLKKEVLELDGRTPLLLLEIPGTLDYQVLMYGHLDKQPEMTGWSEGLGPWIAVRKGDKLYGRGGSDDGYAVFASVCAIKHLMDHNLPRPHIRVAIEFSEESGSPDLPFYFENASEKFGSPQLVVCLDSGAGNYEQFWTTTSLRGLINGVLRVEVLTEGVHSGDASGVVPSSFRVARQLLNRIEDVDTGTVLLKSTQVQVPNHRMQQIEKTAEALGEKIFNKFPLSAGVRTVNSSPLEMSLNRTWRAALSTIGSEGMPEPKKAGNVLRPFTSLKLSLRLPPTADSLKASAEMKKTLEENPPYGARVQFDIEDNATGWDAPVMSAELERLIEEASLKYYKKEPLTIGEGGTIPFMGMLGRAFPKAQFIVTGVLGPNSNAHGPNEFLHIEYAKKLTACITHILAKCETLK
- a CDS encoding M20/M25/M40 family metallo-hydrolase codes for the protein MSYFLSTLVFFHMLAFAAPHPYEATTPSFRQTLESLVRAKMVNPPGDEKKAVAIIGSRLKREGIPFQTMDFGPNRSNLVARHKGNGQKRPLLLLAHLDVVGVEHQTWTYPPHELTEKDGFLYGRGVQDDLGMAVANLEIFIALKKLKVPLKRDVILAFTGDEESGGAGIKALIEKHPDWIGDAEIGLNEGGSPVTDDQEKVLFLSMASAEKTYQDFSLKVTGQTGHSSLPQGANAIGVLSQAIDRINKHKPQARLLPVTRSYFQERAKIEAPEIAKLIRQVLAAKGKIPDKVVDALMSHPTLGSQLITTCIPTMIHGGSRVNALPPEATANINCRILPDETIASVRQRMIKIINDPRVEIKAEGDFSVGGASDIEGAVPAAVRKISQEIWPKSPLILSMLNGATDSRFLRTQTQMYGLSPLPRLEKDSGRAHGIDERIPVSSIRVGLEFYYRLVVELAGE
- a CDS encoding response regulator, translated to MMKDTHILADPATRPHVLIVDDRADNLFAYKAALKKLDCETAIVSSGADALHKLEKQDFALILLDTDMPGMDGFSTLQKMKTNSQFQHIPVILVADSDLTSQMSQLAYEMGAIDLLIRPFNDTLLRAKVAALTQVFRQHRKTVLHLQQMTMAESQSSIEKQNSLLKLVHHLEEMPHAFLTIDTEWKLTYVNRSAAELLGIDPDHFFNKEIWQLMPVLEVFAPLYKQAIEEQHMQTSEALITSNETFANERWLETWAYPVDNGLAISLMDITQKKNQMILQDRCIAELRAAKEDAEAKVALKAAFLNKVSQEIRYPLQSLLESADRLKDHSAKLDNPLNEITALHHHGESLFRYIDDVVELSENESDKLSITVDLIDPQSIVNDVSSLLKLKAKEKSLHFQVTCDKSTAGLIKTDAARLREILMNVADNAIKYTHQGIIKIHIFPLIADGKEFTAFDITDTGVGINPFEQDQLFDPQKGLSLYVARRFARALGGDVHLVSSQMGRGSTFLITVANRVEGSRSQPIISQKVPTEIHRPLIPES
- a CDS encoding HAMP domain-containing histidine kinase, producing MNNNDPAIILTDVVVKLSMVTSIESLTRAVAEAARKLCGADGACFILRDGDMCYYVDENAVSPLWKGRRFPIEICVSGWSMYHKEVVVIKDIYQDQRVSHDAYRPTFIKSLCMTPIRADNPVGAIGVYWADEYIPDGDQLRFLQILANSTAVAIENVELKETIKHRALEQANFQDGYYLENAINTIVHDLRNPLTTMMAFTDLVQLKLRGRVDEQINGYLDCITKAGLRAKAQIQQMLSLHTVTNRAVVKEVVDITELAKEIFHDLLHQAPQRSVHFKVEPHLHIFADKELFRLALENLIANAFKYTGKNASAEIEIGRRASSGHVDSLYVKDNGVGFDQEQACLLFRPLVRLHKDSEFEGNGLGLASVARIINMHGGSVRAEGEKSKGATFIIDLPADIHATKQPSPSGVDRQWD
- a CDS encoding DUF924 family protein; translation: MNSNDVLHFWFEESTPEQWFTRDENFDRKIKQRFSTVLEKAR